The Podospora bellae-mahoneyi strain CBS 112042 chromosome 7, whole genome shotgun sequence genome includes a window with the following:
- the CAF17 gene encoding ccr4 associated factor (EggNog:ENOG503NVKT; BUSCO:EOG092620V3; COG:K): protein MQPVVRRRIAIAAGSLPSTTTTARVFSSSSRPSYSPPPLSRPKQTPLSLPRQHRPFSTSPFLRQEATSETTPVDNGLPHSGISPLPSRSLISLSGPDAAKFLRGIITNELPTTPSTLTYAAFLSAQGRILNDVFIYLDPRSTSSPPDSFLIEVSTLEAATLVKHLKRYKLRSKCAIALLPQEEASVIAVWGSPDSIPAQGESLRYCPDPRVPSWQRGLVFGGGSGLEGVEMQSEEVYTLLRYANGVAEGQEEIVRDGGLPHESNLDLLGGVDFRKGCYVGQELTIRTEHRGVVRKRILPAMLYPSSASSPPTSLRYEEGDLAGRIQAGNNVTRVGARGRPAGKWLVGRGNLGLVLGRLEMMTDLKLPGEAAVGTGMGFKEGDEFEVEVKGEEGEKVRVKAFVPGWLREKLDEKMEKKGRRH from the coding sequence ATGCAGCCTGTCGTAAGAAGGAGGATAGCAATCGCTGCCGGTAGCCTGCcgagcaccaccaccactgcaaGGGTTttttcgtcatcatcccGGCCAAGttactcaccaccaccactatcACGACCAAAACAAACACCCCTTTCTCTACCCCGGCAACACCgtcccttttccacctctcccttccTCCGTCAAGAAGCCACCTCCGAAACAACACCGGTAGACAATGGCCTCCCCCACTCAggcatctcccccctcccctccagaTCATTAATCTCCCTCTCCGGCCCAGACGCCGCCAAGTTCTTAAGAGgaatcatcaccaacgagctccccaccaccccctcaaccctaACCTACGCCGCGTTTTTGTCTGCTCAAGGCAGGATCCTAAACGACGTCTTCATCTACCTCGACCCGaggtcaacctcctcaccaccagatAGCTTCCTCATCGAGGTCTCCACCCTCGAAGCAGCAACGCTAGTCAAGCATCTGAAGCGGTATAAACTCCGCTCTAAATGCGCCATCGCCCTTCTCCCGCAGGAAGAGGCGAGCGTGATTGCTGTTTGGGGTAGTCCGGATTCTATCCCGGCTCAAGGTGAGAGTTTACGCTACTGCCCCGACCCGAGGGTTCCATCCTGGCAAAGGGGTTTagtttttgggggtgggagtggattggaaggggttgagaTGCAATCGGAGGAGGTCTACACTCTGTTGCGGTACGCGAATGGTGTGGCggaggggcaggaggagattgtgagggatgggggtttgCCTCACGAGTCGAATCTGGAtttgttggggggggttgattttAGGAAGGGGTGCTATGTTGGGCAGGAGTTGACTATTAGGACGGAGCataggggggtggtgaggaagaggatttTGCCTGCCATGCTCTATCCTTCCTCTGCGTCCTCCCCACCGACATCACTGCGGTATGAAGAGGGGGATCTTGCGGGGAGGATTCAGGCGGGGAATAATGTTACGAGAGTGGGCGCGAGGGGGAGACCAGCGGGGAAGTGGcttgtggggagggggaatttggggttggtgttggggaggttggagatgatgactgATTTGAAGCTGCCGggagaggcggcggtggggacggggatggggtttaaggaaggggatgagtttgaggttgaggttaagggggaggaaggggagaaggtgagggttaAGGCTTTTGTGCCGGGGTGGCTGAGGGAGAAGTTggatgagaagatggagaagaagggaaggagacattga
- a CDS encoding hypothetical protein (EggNog:ENOG503P4DX; COG:O), with translation MADQDLLLFARESASRSDDLYALLSLDATATDQDVRRAFRKKALTAHPDKAGDNYDPALYERLERTRDVLLNPEAKEVYNNGMKAVLEKKRQREQMGAKRRQLVEELERREEEAKRQKTDGEGDGGRDKVRDMAARGRRKMEELRRKREEAEERERAVRERDEAEQQQQKQEKAEEKDYDGEIAELERRLAEKQRLKAEKKKAKRKEETKNEDQATSSSLPSDTIRKEKDMADRGEKVSAATTTTTTTNANSDAGATGQPGHKFASTMARLRAAQAKKDEEKRRREEEEAKAAAAS, from the coding sequence atggCAGACcaagacctcctcctcttcgcccgCGAATCCGCCTCCCGCTCCGACGACCTCtacgccctcctctccctcgacgCCACAGCCACCGACCAGGACGTCCGCCGCGCCTTTCGCAAAAAAGCCCTAACCGCGCACCCCGACAAGGCGGGCGACAACTACGACCCCGCGTTGTACGAGCGGCTGGAGCGCACGAGAgatgtcctcctcaaccctgAGGCCAAAGAAGTCTACAACAATGGGATGAAAGCCGTTCTTGAAAAGAAACGACAGAGGGAGCAGATGGGCGCGAAGAGGAGGCAGTTGGTTGAGGAGCTAGAACgtagggaggaggaggcgaaacGGCAGAAgacggatggggagggagatggcgggaGGGACAAGGTTAGGGATATGGCTGCGcgggggaggcggaagatggaggagttgagacggaagagggaggaagccgaggagcgggagagggctGTTAGGGAGAGGGACGAGGcggaacaacaacagcaaaagcaggagaaggcggaggaAAAGGATTATGATGGGGAGATtgccgagctggagaggagactggccgagaagcagaggttaaaggcggagaagaaaaaggccaagaggaaggaggagaccaAGAATGAGGACCaggcaacatcatcatcactccctTCTGACACCAtcaggaaagaaaaggataTGGCTGACCGTGGTGAAAAGGTCTCGGctgcgacgacgacgacaaccacgACAAATGCGAATAGTGATGCTGGGGCGACGGGGCAGCCGGGGCACAAGTTTGCTTCTACTATGGCGAGACTGAGGGCTGCAcaggcgaagaaggatgaggagaagagaaggagagaggaggaggaggcgaaggcAGCCGCTGCTTCGTAG
- the ESP1 gene encoding separin protein (EggNog:ENOG503NYNA; BUSCO:EOG092603JK; MEROPS:MER0010982; COG:D): protein MDTNNNNATSQTAAVAVRSAVASVATCTPATSALLKSLLLPEEESSSSSSSSTPAVDEPPSRTTSRAATARSRANTATSNVSRAPSRRGKTPAPNPPVDTAGGLSSRDKATLATQVINAALKALSEAAKASSTVTPATEDPPPSPSLVKTATTRQTLRRTSSAPISPLQPRPLNRQSTSPSVPRHVRSPSKPSLLGSSPNLLSLVECARVALSTLRQIVTAGKVTLPELQLESGISALVSRLITLGLHEQAIRELRTLKRRLETLSGNEKKAPVTEPKTTAEAFSEILDFGSVKLSGPALLLAVTTQIQALRVLGLGKKPSAIEAVVAHLGYDKTCSPVRLLLQAAAEKGADKGKLGRQMETAAQCLLALCPSVSGKDDGVATEQRLSVSPGTALELQVLGLEMRLQWWEMVKHRGDVEKEVMVPLSRFLGAFIRRTAADAKTSYKVVVGAWERVDTWVRGLNLKPKVGSRMPLAMIYQTLATLAKEGGLVKEAVGWGVRLRDMIGGGGSAESVVKKVSVAAQLLGCQLKDRTKYLHDDGLIGEVVAGMMGPLRGDISELDELLGNVVQARKAAISVLVVERKSEVSSLQKGTRDQLEMLVLQTPRFCLRWLGKPPGPKGSTKDYLRYEQRRQLLQGSLQQNLESAFLVVKVRLEEGRMAWEVTDSVLGDCVTLLEYTGSSNGGGEGSSMYVKISHFYYLQYNALRQTIADPKDPSPLRALRRSVDCVKYRSGKEKEKAQLILKLERQSELAKRLGRGEEAISALFAIRTSLLEDGVLATVAKGLATQSPMAVWERDEKTEALSRALVAIAQMEQVWMDWTVDLSEAERAAALEHRLRYVLLRAGSSYTDVTLEHPCVDQLLRIYIPTRYPIRRLRVLLSLLCAALGKLDKAEELLAVAKDASQVEDLGEDTGLVGYLQHMKALFGSLAAAVDGYKNAGALRESVVVWQGIIKSCQDKAALEKQVDDVAGLLDYLQSIADFLRMKGKDEMLASVLELVTDISQVAATQGSKAEELIQHNSALAMQYTNLGRSTKAEQLFTKARQHLGPQASGDTTAVFYLACAEHAVALGDFQQAEEHLASARTAYTTSSTSTYTRLQKKQLVAYAFYLHSILAQEKGDSHHALVYSRESVRAIMAEWVKLEAQLAASSITSSSSSSSSPDQTDLSLATATQHLPVAASGPAFWKMFHGLFRNTMRLSFVYAHLGLFQETMYYAEQAGKIAGQVDSEFYNCAVAGWMGEVSWRSGGIEKAGEMLGKATGLFTEVAGEGNWFGAAELAVRLSEICVGVGNLKGAGWLLERAEGIVKGLVKDKGVEDVEEGMKKLKIEEGSKGTTVRGGVGGRKVVGGGGVKKPVRKTGAAGARAAATKAKPVVKAAAPAPEPVVVVEDAQLAKLRASILVQKAVLMLKQKEWAGAQSILSEAASATTVRSSDLLPTRQLAMASCLLGMSMEQMAQDPVFSVIQDSTISFPALSGMERLSSVQASPMKAATSPKKGARAAGKGEGAKDLSQGVYVDNLREAHDYLLEAHSVASKSGDSALIHKISGMLQHVGLFLTATSSSRTKATIHSAQTSYSVELARNLIWRRERKAMIQEKHAPRHDGTEWPPALQSVTSRRSSLGFTLDLHKIQRDYIDIVPKNWNVISIALSEGNQDLCITKLQAGQNPFVIRLPLERATSRDADSDVFNFQQGRFELLDIIKEINATCHSAKDMNQKGAKTEWWNAREALDERLKELLENIEQIWLGGFRGIFSQHCRRADLLARFQKSFLAMMDKHLPSRRQVRGKKTKAAAAGQKVQLDLNILELFIGLGDATRPGTDFDDELTDLLYFVVDILQFHGERNAYDEIDFDSMVVETFDALMGYHSAVNEGRSRSCRGGEEETGIHTVLLLDKALHVFPWESLPCMQGLAISRMPSLACLRRLILEQRLSEPPVGEGGGGVLDVEGHHVDFGKGKGKGAYILNPSGDLAATQKTFGPALEKNLSSFESIISRPPTEPEFERFLAEKDLLLYFGHGSGAQYIRGRTIRRLDRCKAAVLLMGCSSAALTEAGEFEPSGPAWNYMLSGSPAVVGTLWDVTDRDIDRFAGRMLETWGVLPKGAVEDDGKGRDTGKGKRARGDKKRSLVEAVAEAREGGCRFRYVTAAGVVVYGVPVYVWKE, encoded by the coding sequence ATGGatacaaacaacaacaacgccacCAGTCAAACGGCTGCTGTCGCCGTCCGCAGCGCTGTTGCCTCGGTCGCGACGTGCACCCCCGCGACGTCTGCGTTGTTAAAGAGTCTACTCctcccagaagaagagagcagcagcagcagcagcagcagcacaccTGCAGTGGACGAGCCACCGTCACGAACAACCTCCCGCGCCGCGACTGCTCGATCGCGGGCTAATACTGCTACCTCAAATGTATCCCGAGCACCCTCCCGCCGGGGCAAGACTCCcgccccaaaccccccagtAGATACCGCCGGCGGTCTCTCAAGCCGTGACAAAGCCACCCTCGCGACGCAGGTCATCAACGCCGCGCTGAAAGCCCTGTCGGAAGCAGCCAAAGCTTCATCTACTGTCACTCCCGCAACAGAAGACCCcccgccgtcgccgtcatTAGTCAAAACCGCGACGACAAGGCAGACGTTACGACGAACGAGCTCAGCGCCGAtctcacccctccaaccccgcccgTTGAATCGACAGTCGACGTCCCCTTCTGTCCCGCGACATGTACGATCACCTTCCAAGCCGAGCTTGTTGGGTTCTTCCCCGAATTTGTTATCGCTAGTCGAATGCGCGCGCGTTGCGCTGAGCACATTGAGGCAGATTGTCACCGCGGGAAAGGTCACGCTGCCGGAGCTCCAGCTCGAGAGTGGGATTTCTGCTCTGGTGAGCAGGTTGATCACACTTGGTTTGCACGAGCAGGCTATTCGGGAACTGAGAACCCTGAAGAGGAGATTGGAGACTTTGTCGGggaatgagaagaaggcgccAGTGACAGAGCCGAAAACCACGGCGGAGGCGTTTTCCGAGATTCTTGACTTTGGCTCTGTCAAGCTGTCCGGTccggcgctgctgctggccgtCACGACGCAGATCCAGgcgttgagggtgttggggctGGGGAAGAAGCCCTCTGCGATAGAGGCAGTGGTGGCGCATTTGGGATATGACAAGACTTGTTCCCCAGTcaggttgctgctgcaggCTGCCGCGGAAAAAGGGGCTGACAAGGGGAAACTGGGAAGGCAGATGGAGACTGCGGCTCAGTGTCTGCTGGCGCTTTGCCCGAGTGTGTCTGGtaaggatgatggggttgctACGGAGCAGAGGCTGAGTGTCTCCCCCGGCACAGCGCTGGAGCTGCAGGTTTTGGGGCTGGAGATGAGGTTGCAGTggtgggagatggtgaaGCATCGGGGGGATGtcgagaaggaggtgatggtgccgtTGTCGAGATTTTTGGGCGCGTTTATAAGGAGGACGGCGGCCGATGCGAAGACGAGTTATAAGGTTGTTGTGGGGGCctgggagagggttgatACCTGGGTGAGGGGGCTGAATCTCAAGCCGAAGGTGGGATCGAGGATGCCGCTTGCGATGATTTATCAGACTTTGGCTACGCTtgcgaaggaggggggattggtgaaggaggcggtAGGGTGGGGGGTTAGGTTGAGGGATATGATTGGCGGGGGAGGGTCAGCTGAGTCGGTTGTGAAGAAGGTGTCTGTTGCTGCGCAGTTGTTGGGGTGCCAGCTGAAGGATAGGACAAAGTATttgcatgatgatgggctgattggggaggttgtggcggggatgatggggcCGTTGAGGGGGGATATAAGCGAGTTGGATGAGCTGCTGGGGAATGTGGtgcaggcgaggaaggcggcgatttcggtgctggtggtggagaggaagagtgaGGTTTCGTCACTGCAAAAGGGGACGAGGGAccagttggagatgttggtgttgcagaCGCCGAGGTTTTgtttgaggtggttggggaagCCGCCTGGACCTAAAGGCAGCACGAAGGATTATTTGAGGTATGagcaacgacgacaactgCTGCAGGGGAGTTTGCAGCAGAATCTGGAGTCGGCTTTTTTGGTGGTCAAGGTtaggttggaggaggggaggatggcgtgGGAGGTGACGGATAGTGTTTTGGGGGATTGTGTCACGTTGTTGGAGTATACGGGGAGTAGTaacggtggaggagaagggagtTCGATGTATGTCAAGATATCGCATTTTTACTACCTGCAGTATAATGCGCTCCGGCAGACGATCGCGGATCCCAAGGACCCAAGTCCGTTGAGGGCGCTGAGGAGGTCGGTGGATTGTGTCAAGTATCGGagtgggaaggagaaggagaaggcgcaGTTGATTCTGAAGTTGGAGAGGCAGAGTGAGTTGGCAAAGAGGTTGGgcaggggagaggaggcgatCAGTGCGCTCTTTGCCATCAGGACGAGTTTgcttgaggatggggtgctCGCTACGGTTGCCAAGGGGCTGGCTACACAATCACCGATGGCGGTCTGGGAGCGTGATGAAAAAACCGAGGCGCTGTCACGGGCCCTGGTGGCCATCGCGCAGATGGAGCAGGTCTGGATGGATTGGACTGTCGATTTATCCGAGGCTGAACGGGCGGCTGCTTTGGAGCACAGACTGAGGTATGTCTTGCTGAGAGCAGGAAGCAGCTACACGGATGTCACGCTCGAGCACCCCTGTGTTGATCAGCTGTTGAGAATATACATCCCCACGAGGTACCCGATCCGACGGCTTAGGGTGCTGCTGAGTCTGCTTTGTGCTGCTCTGGGGAAGCTCGATAAGGCAGAGGAACTCCTCGCGGTTGCGAAAGATGCCTCGcaggtggaggatttgggcGAGGACACAGGCCTGGTTGGGTATCTGCAGCACATGAAAGCTCTCTTTGGGAGTCTGGCTGCGGCAGTGGACGGATACAAGAATGCAGGCGCCCTTCGGGAGAGCGTGGTTGTCTGGCAGGGCATCATCAAGTCATGCCAGGACAAGGCCGCCCTGGAGAAACAAGTGGACGATGTTGCCGGTCTTCTCGACTATCTCCAGTCCATCGCGGATTTCCTCCGGATGAAAGGCAAAGACGAGATGCTCGCCTCCGTACTCGAGCTCGTCACAGACATCTCCCAGGTAGCCGCTACCCAGGGCTCCAAAGCCGAAGAGCTGATTCAGCACAACTCTGCCCTGGCCATGCAATACACCAACCTAGGCCGGTCCACAAAGGCAGAGCAGCTCTTCACCAAGGCCCGTCAACATCTCGGCCCGCAAGCCTCGGGggacaccaccgccgtgTTTTACCTCGCCTGCGCTGAGCACGCTGTTGCCTTGGGCGACTTTCAACAAGCGGAAGAGCACCTTGCCTCCGCCCGGACAGCCTACACCACTTCCTCTACCAGCACATACACCCGCCTCCAGAAAAAACAACTCGTCGCCTATGCGTTTTATCTGCATTCGATCCTCGCCCAAGAAAAAGGCGACTCCCACCACGCGCTGGTGTACTCTAGAGAAAGCGTCAGGGCGATCATGGCGGAGTGGGTAAAGTTGGAAGCCCAGCTCGCCGCTTCTTCtatcacctcctcctcctcctcctcctcttcccccgaTCAAACCGACCTGTCCCTCGCTACCGCAACCCAACACctgcctgttgctgcttctggACCGGCCTTTTGGAAAATGTTTCATGGCTTGTTTCGGAACACGATGAGGCTCTCTTTCGTGTACGCTCACTTGGGCTTGTTTCAGGAGACGATGTACTATGCCGAGCAAGCGGGGAAGATTGCGGGGCAGGTGGACAGCGAGTTTTACAACTGTGCGGTGgcggggtggatgggggaggtttCTTGGAGGTCCGGGGGGATTGAGAAGgcgggggagatgttggggaaGGCGACGGGGTTGTTTACGGAGGTTGCTGGAGAGGGCAACTGGTTTGGGGCGGCCGAGTTGGCGGTTAGGTTGTCAGAGATTTGTGTTGGGGTGGGGAATTTGAAAGGGGCGGGTTGGTTGctggagagggcggaggggattgtgaaggggttggtgaaggacaagggggtggaggacgtggaggaggggatgaagaagttgaagattgaggaggggagcaagGGGACGACagtgaggggaggggtaggggggaggaaggtggttggtggtgggggggtgaagaagccTGTTCGGAAGACGGGGGCTGCTGGGGCGAGGGCGGCTGCTACGAAGGCGAAGCCGGTTGTTAAGGCCgcagctcctgctcctgaACCCGTGGTAGTTGTGGAGGATGCGCAACTTGCGAAACTTCGGGCTTCCATTCTTGTCCAGAAAGCGGTGCTGATGCTCAAGCAAAAGGAGTGGGCTGGGGCTCAGAGTATTTTGAGTGAGGCTGCTTCTGCTACGACGGTCAGGTCTTCTGACCTGTTACCTACGCGGCAGCTGGCTATGGCGTCGTGCTTGTTGGGTATGAGCATGGAGCAGATGGCTCAGGATCCGGTCTTTTCCGTCATTCAAGATTCCACCATTTCATTCCCGGCGCTATCGGGCATGGAGAGGCTCTCTTCAGTGCAAGCCTCGCCCATGAAGGCAGCTACGTCACCTAAGAAGGGTGCGAGGGCTGCTGGCAAGGGCGAGGGTGCAAAGGACCTGTCACAAGGTGTCTACGTCGACAACCTGAGAGAAGCACACGATTATCTGCTCGAGGCTCATTCTGTCGCGTCCAAGAGCGGGGACTCGGCGCTGATCCACAAGATTTCTGGCATGTTACAGCATGTTGGGTTGTTCCTCACTGCTACTTCCTCCTCGAGAACCAAGGCGACGATTCACTCTGCTCAAACATCTTACTCTGTCGAGCTGGCGAGGAATCTGATCTGgagaagggagagaaagGCGATGATTCAAGAGAAGCACGCGCCCAGACATGACGGCACCGAGTGGCCGCCCGCGTTGCAGTCTGTCACCTCCCGGAGATCAAGTCTGGGATTCACGCTGGACTTGCACAAGATTCAGAGGGACTACATTGACATTGTCCCCAAGAACTGGAACGTCATCTCGATTGCGCTTAGCGAGGGGAATCAGGACTTGTGCATCACCAAGCTTCAGGCTGGGCAGAACCCGTTTGTTATCCGGTTACCGCTTGAACGCGCGACGTCACGAGATGCAGATAGCGACGTGTTCAACTTTCAGCAGGGAAGGTTTGAATTGTTGGATATCATTAAGGAGATTAATGCTACTTGCCACAGCGCAAAGGATATGAATCAAAAGGGCGCGAAAACGGAGTGGTGGAATGCGAGAGAGGCGCTGGATGAGAGGCTGAAGGAGTTGCTGGAGAACATCGAGCAGATTTGGCTcggggggttcaggggcatCTTTTCGCAGCATTGTCGGAGGGCGGATCTGTTGGCCAGGTTTCAGAAGAGCTTTTTGGCCATGATGGATAAACACCTCCCCTCGCGAAGACAGGTGAGAGGAAAAAAgaccaaggctgctgctgctggtcaaAAGGTGCAGCTGGACCTGAACATCCTCGAGCTATTTATCGGGTTGGGGGACGCGACGAGGCCGGGCACGGACTTTGACGATGAGCTCACCGATCTGCTGTACTTTGTCGTAGACATTTTGCAGTTTCACGGCGAGAGGAACGCGTACGACGAGATCGATTTTGactcgatggtggtggagacgtTTGATGCGCTGATGGGGTATCATTCGGCTGTGAATGAGGGGAGGAGTAGGAGTTgcagggggggggaggaggagacggggatTCATACGGTCTTGTTGCTGGATAAGGCGCTGCATGTTTTTCCTTGGGAGTCGCTGCCTTGCATGCAGGGGTTGGCGATTAGTCGGATGCCGAGTTTGGcttgtttgaggaggttgatttTGGAGCAGAGGTTGAGCGAGCCGCCGGTGggcgaagggggggggggggtgttggatgtggaggggcatcatgttgattttgggaaggggaaggggaagggggcgtATATTTTGAATCCGTCGGGGGATTTGGCGGCTACGCAAAAGACTTTTGGGCCGGCACTCGAGAAGAATCTTTCATCGTTTGAGAGCATCATTTCGAGACCTCCAACGGAGCCTGAGTTTGAGAGGTTTTTGGCGGAGAAGGACTTGTTGCTGTATTTTGGGCACGGGTCTGGAGCGCAGTATATCCGTGGCAGGACCATTCGTCGTCTTGATCGGTGCAAGGCTGCTGTTCTGCTCATGGGTTGTTCCAGTGCGGCCCTGACAGAAGCTGGAGAGTTTGAACCCTCTGGTCCAGCGTGGAATTACATGCTCTCTGGCAGcccagcggtggtggggacgCTCTGGGATGTGACAGACAGAGACATTGATCGCTTTGCCGGCCGGATGCTGGAGACCTGGGGCGTCTTGCCCAAGGGcgcggtggaggatgatggcaagGGGCGGGATACAGGCAAGGGGAAGAGAGCCAGAGGGGATAAGAAGAGGAGTTTGGTAGAGGCGGTAGCGGAggcgagggaaggggggtgtaGGTTCCGATATGTGACTGCGGCGGGAGTGGTTGTTTATGGGGTGCCTGTTTATGTCTGGAAGGAGTAG
- a CDS encoding hypothetical protein (EggNog:ENOG503P53J; COG:S), with translation MYRPTLRLTLLSPLLSQTTATPLLQATIALPSRASSTVTEPSFWRSMIPKPLRKDNHHRSLPAQKQPPKKDWNPATFFICIFLFIGSMSIQQIALRKDYEAFTRQSDARISLLREVVEKLQSGQDVDVEKVLGTGDPEREKEWDEVLKEIEREEATRKRQQAETAAAAAAQVKADAEAAAARRPAPKSALSSQGFF, from the exons ATGTACCGCCCAACCCTccgcctcaccctcctctcccccctcctctcccaaacgACAGCGAcccctcttctccaagcCACCATAGCCCTCCCCTCTCGGGCATCTAGCACAGTCACCGAACCATCCTTCTGGCGCTCCATGATCCCCAAGCCCCTCCGAAaggacaaccaccaccgctccctccccgcccaaaaacaaccccccaaaaaagacTGGAACCCCGCCACATTCTTCATCtgcatcttcctcttcatcggcTCCATGTCCATCCAGCAAATCGCCCTCCGCAAAGACTACGAAGCCTTCACCCGCCAGTCCGACGCccgcatctccctcctccgcgaAGTAGTCGAAAAACTCCAATCCGGCCAAGACGTCGACGTGGAAAAAGTCTTGGGCACAGGTGATCCGGAACGCGAAAAAGAGTGGGATGAAG TCCTCAAAGAAATCGAGCGCGAGGAGGCTACACGAAAGAGACAGCAGGCAgagactgctgctgccgctgctgctcaggTCAAAGCTGAtgctgaagctgctgctgcaagaCGCCCAGCCCCCAAATCTGCTCTTTCAAGCCAAGGCTTCTTCTAG
- a CDS encoding hypothetical protein (COG:B; COG:K; EggNog:ENOG503NWJU) yields MPTSFMRIPYRDLLPPPNIIPSSASTLPGAIIALQEFFHNPPPSGLPTSTVVLTGAGLSVASGLADYRGVKGTYRVNKTHRPIYHHEFISSHETRKRYWARSFLGWTTMSMANPNSGHYAIRDLGKLGVVKGVITQNVDSFHPRAHPDIPTVELHGYLRSAVCITCRNEYPRDVFQTELARLNPVWKDFLKEAISSGALETEDPNEKRTRGVKMNADGDVEVPGAPYTTFRYPACPTCLTRPPPLADGTKGVVEVDQDGALEPISNAGILKPAVVMFGDSISPEVKHDADKAIDNAGRLLVMGTSLATYSAWRLAKRAKDRGMPIAVINMGGVRGEEAFFTDLDPNQTGGQGVRTEISTESLLPALVQAMRKPEARSRRHHHHHDAPHAVAFERTNPAEVFKDFLS; encoded by the coding sequence ATGCCAACCTCATTCATGCGAATCCCCTACCGAgatctcctcccaccaccaaacatcatcccctcatcagcatccaccctccccggcgccatcatcgccctccaAGAGTTCTTccacaacccacccccatcagGCCTACCCACCTCAACAGTCGTCCTCACCGGCGCCGGCCTCTCAGTAGCAAGCGGACTGGCCGATTACCGAGGCGTCAAGGGCACCTATCGCGTCAACAAGACTCACCGCCCCATCTACCACCACGAGTTCATCTCCAGCCATGAGACCAGAAAGCGATACTGGGCGAGAAGCTTCCTCGGCTGGACGACCATGAGCAtggccaaccccaactctGGCCACTACGCCATCCGAGACCTCGGGAAACTCGGTGTCGTGAAAGGCGTCATCACTCAAAACGTCGACTCGTTCCACCCTCGAGCCCACCCGGACATACCCACAGTTGAACTCCACGGCTATCTCCGGTCTGCCGTCTGCATCACCTGCCGAAATGAGTACCCGAGAGATGTCTTTCAAACCGAGTTAGCCAGATTGAATCCGGTTTGGAAAGACTTTCTGAAAGAAGCCATCTCCTCTGGAGCATTAGAAACCGAGGACCCAAACGAGAAGCGGACGCGGGGCGTCAAGATGAACgccgatggtgatgttgaggtcCCCGGCGCGCCATACACCACCTTTCGGTATCCAGCCTGTCCAACATGCCTGACCCGCCCGCCACCATTGGCAGATGGCACCAAGGGTGTGGTCGAGGTAGATCAGGACGGCGCATTGGAGCCCATCAGCAATGCCGGTATATTGAAGCCGGCCGTGGTCATGTTTGGCGACAGCATCTCTCCCGAAGTCAAGCATGACGCTGACAAGGCCATCGATAACGCCGGCAGGTTGCTCGTGATGGGCACCTCTCTCGCGACATACTCTGCCTGGCGGCTAGCCAAGCGCGCCAAAGACAGAGGGATGCCCATTGCAGTGATAAACATGGGCGGTGTGAGAGGGGAAGAGGCCTTTTTCACCGATTTGGATCCGAATCAGACAGGGGGTCAGGGGGTGAGAACCGAGATATCCACCGAGAGCCTATTGCCAGCCCTCGTTCAGGCAATGCGCAAACCGGAAGCTCGgagccgccgccaccaccaccatcatgatGCGCCTCATGCGGTGGCCTTTGAGCGAACAAATCCCGCAGAGGTTTTTAAGGATTTCTTGTCATAG